The genomic interval AAGTATTACTGAAGCTTGTGCTAGAATTAGCAAATTGGAAAACAAATCAGATAATGTTTATAATAAGGCAGTTTTTGAGATTTTTGAAAATGAAACAGACGTTAAAAATATTATTAAATATAAAGAAGTATTATCTGTTTTAGAAACGGCTACGGATAAGTGTAAGAGTGTTGCTAGTGTATTAGAATCAATTGCAGTAAAACACTCTTAATTTAATCGTTACATTTCTGAAACTACATTTATGGATTTTACATTACTTATAGTTATAATAATTTTAGCCTTGATTTTTGACTACATCAATGGTTTTCATGATGCTGCTAATGCAATTGCTACTGTAGTTGCTACAAAGGTACTGTCGCCTTTTCAGGCGGTACTTTGGGCTGCTTTTTTTAATTTTTTAGCCTACTGGGTTTTTGGTTTTGGAGTGGCAGATACTGTTGCAAAAACTGCACACACTATGGATATTAATCTAGTCGTGATTCTCGCAGGTGTGATTGCGGCTATTTGCTGGAACTTACTCACTTGGTGGTTGGGAATTCCTTCTAGTTCTTCTCATACTTTGATTGGAGGTTTTGCTGGTGCAGCTATTGCACACGCAGGTTTTGAAGTGGTTTCATGGTATAAAGAAGGAAAAGATGGAGGAATGCCATCGGGAGTTTTAATCATCATTGCGTTTATTGTACTTGCACCTTTGGTAGGAGCGTTGATGTCCTATTTAATCTCTCTTTGGTTATTACATTCGTCGAAAAAAAGTATTTATCCTAAACTATTTACATTGGCTTTGATGGCTTTTACTATTTGGTTTATCGAAGGGCAAATGGTATATTATGAAGCTATAGAAAAACCACGTTTTGATTCTCATTTTCTGAGTGTTGCGTTTGAAGCTCATAATTTAAAATGGTTTTTGGTTGCTTTTATTGTATTGTCGGTAAGCATGTTTTGTTTGATTTTTAGTTATTTAAACTTAAATCAAGCATCATATTGGTTGAAAAAGATGCAATTATTGTCATCTGCAGCCTTTAGTTTAGGTCATGGTGGGAATGATTCTCAAAAAGTAATGGGAGTTATTGCTGCTGCTGTTGCAGTATATATTCATACAACTGGTGCGGCTCAAGAGAGTTTACCTGAATGGTTGAATGTGGTGCTACCAAATGATAAAGGAGATTTTCATATGCCAGGTTGGATTCCATTAGCTTGTTATACGGCAATTGCGGCAGGAACTTTAAGCGGTGGATGGAAAATTGTGAAAACAATGGGTTCTAAAATCACAAAAGTAACTTCGTTTGAAGGTGTGGCCGCGGAAACAGCTGGAGCTTTAACTTTATATTTTACAGAACATTTGAAGATTCCGGTGAGTACAACGCATACTATTACCGGTTCTATCATTGGAGTTGGATTGACTAAGCGTGTTTCTGCAGTTAGATGGGGTGTTACTGTGAGTTTGTTATGGGCTTGGGTATTAACGATTCCAATCTCGGCTTTGTTAGCAGCTTTGTTTTATTATATATTAAGTGCTTTTATTTAGAAAGTGTTACTACATAAATTGATTAAAAAAAACATCCTAATTACTATAAATTAGGATGTTTTTTTTGCCTTATATAAATTTCTTTAAGTGGACTTACTTTGATTTGATGAAGTTCTTTTCAATTGCTTTAATCATTTCTCCAGCGATATCTTTATTAGTCGCTCCCTCGATACCTTCAAGTCCAGGGGATGAATTTACTTCCAGTAATAACGGACCTTTAGAGGAACGAATGATATCTACACCTGCTACTTTTAAATCCATCGCTTTTGCTGCTTTAATTGCAATGCGTTTTTCTTCAGCTGTTGCTTTGATTACTGAGGCGGTTCCTCCTAAGTGGATATTTGCTCTAAATTCACCTGGCATAGCTTCTCGTTGAATAGTTGCTACAACTTTTCCATCGATTACAAATAAGCGTAAGTCTTTTCCGTTAGCCTCTTTGATGAATTCTTGTACAAGAATATTTGCATTTAAGCTTTTGAAAGCATTGATAACACTTTCTGCTGCTTTTTTTGTTTCTGCTAATACAACTCCTTTTCCTTGTGTTCCTTCCAGTAATTTTACAATTAATGGTGGTCCGCCTACCATTTTTATCAAATCATTAGTATCCAAAGGGGAATTTGCAAATCCAGTTGTAGGAATACCAATACCACTATGTAGTAATAACTGTAGGGAGTATAATTTATCTCGTGACTGCGTAATAGCCATTGAGGAATTTAAACAATATACATTTAAGGCTTCAAATTGACGGGTTAAAGTACAACCATAAAACGTAGCACTAGGACGTATTCTAGGGATAATAGCGTCAAATTTATTTAATATTTTTCCGCCTCGATAATGAATCTCTGGTTTTTCGGCATCGAGTTTCATGTAACATTCTTTAATGTTTAAAAAATGCATTTCATGTCCGCGCATTTCACCAGCTTCCATGATCCTTTTATTACTGTACAATTCAGGATTACTAGCTAATAGCCCAATACGTAAGCCTGTAGTTTGTTTTTCAGCATCTTTGTAAAGGCTTTTAAGGTTTTCTGGAGTTGGTTGTCCTAATAAGTATTGTTGTTCGGGATCGACTAATACACGTCCGCTCATTGCTTCCCGACCTAAAAGCATACGGTAGCCCATTGAATCTCGGTTTGTTAACGTCATTTCAATAGTCCATTTTTCTTCTCCAATATCTATGGTAGTTTGGATGACATACCTCTGTTCTCTGAATCCACTTGAACTTTTAACAATTCGCTTATCAATAAGTGGGGCTTCACAGTGGATAACTGTTTTTTGATTGTTTTGAATTGGATTGATATCGAATTTCACCCAATTTGCTTCATTTTTTATAAAAGGAGCAATATTTATGGCATGTAAAGCGGAAGTTTTAGCGCCTGAATCAACACGTGCTTTGATGGTTGGGATTCCTAATTCTGGAAGCGAACACCATTCTTCACTACCAAGTATGACTTTATTTTGAGACATAATGTATCGTTTGTTTGGTCTAATTTATGTAGGGGCAAAAGTAGATATAGTTTTTTGAATTCGTTAAGAAAAAAGTTTAAAAAATAAACCCGTTATGTTAATAAAACGTAACGGGTTTATAGAATAGTTATAATTGTAATTATGGGTTTGTAGCTTCGCCTGCTTTATGAATTACAACAGACAGTTCTTGTGCTCCATCTTCAATATCCATAAATATTTCATCGCCTGAATGTATTTTAGAGGTGATGATTTCTTCTGCAAGAGTATCTTCAACATATTTTTGAATAGCTCTTTTTAGAGGTCTAGCACCAAATTGCTTGTCAAAACCTTTGTCTGCGATGAAACTTTTTGCTTTGTCTGAAAGATTTAATGTGTAGCCTAATTCGGCAACTCTAGCAAATAATTTTTTTAATTCAATTTCTATAATTAAATCGATATCTTCTTTTTCTAAAGCATTAAATACAATTACATCATCAACACGGTTTAAGAACTCTGGAGCAAAAGTTTTCTTTAAAGCGTTTTCAATAATGCTTTTTGAATTATCATCGGCTTGGGCTACTTTGGCAGCAGTTCCAAAACCAACACCTTGACCAAAATCTTTTAATTGTCTAGCTCCAACGTTTGAAGTCATGATAATTATAGTGTTTTTGAAGTCTATTTTACGACCTAAACTATCTGTTAAGAAACCGTCATCGAGTACTTGTAAAAGCATATTAAATACATCTGGATGTGCTTTTTCAATCTCATCTAAAAGAACAACTGCATATGGTTTTCTTCGTACTTTTTCAGTCAATTGCCCCCCTTCTTCGTATCCAACGTATCCTGGAGGTGCTCCTACTAATCTTGAAATAGCAAATTTCTCCATGTATTCACTCATGTCAATACGTACTAGGGCATCTTCAGAATCGAATAATTCTCTTGCAAG from Flavobacterium ovatum carries:
- a CDS encoding inorganic phosphate transporter, which gives rise to MDFTLLIVIIILALIFDYINGFHDAANAIATVVATKVLSPFQAVLWAAFFNFLAYWVFGFGVADTVAKTAHTMDINLVVILAGVIAAICWNLLTWWLGIPSSSSHTLIGGFAGAAIAHAGFEVVSWYKEGKDGGMPSGVLIIIAFIVLAPLVGALMSYLISLWLLHSSKKSIYPKLFTLALMAFTIWFIEGQMVYYEAIEKPRFDSHFLSVAFEAHNLKWFLVAFIVLSVSMFCLIFSYLNLNQASYWLKKMQLLSSAAFSLGHGGNDSQKVMGVIAAAVAVYIHTTGAAQESLPEWLNVVLPNDKGDFHMPGWIPLACYTAIAAGTLSGGWKIVKTMGSKITKVTSFEGVAAETAGALTLYFTEHLKIPVSTTHTITGSIIGVGLTKRVSAVRWGVTVSLLWAWVLTIPISALLAALFYYILSAFI
- the rimK gene encoding 30S ribosomal protein S6--L-glutamate ligase; the protein is MSQNKVILGSEEWCSLPELGIPTIKARVDSGAKTSALHAINIAPFIKNEANWVKFDINPIQNNQKTVIHCEAPLIDKRIVKSSSGFREQRYVIQTTIDIGEEKWTIEMTLTNRDSMGYRMLLGREAMSGRVLVDPEQQYLLGQPTPENLKSLYKDAEKQTTGLRIGLLASNPELYSNKRIMEAGEMRGHEMHFLNIKECYMKLDAEKPEIHYRGGKILNKFDAIIPRIRPSATFYGCTLTRQFEALNVYCLNSSMAITQSRDKLYSLQLLLHSGIGIPTTGFANSPLDTNDLIKMVGGPPLIVKLLEGTQGKGVVLAETKKAAESVINAFKSLNANILVQEFIKEANGKDLRLFVIDGKVVATIQREAMPGEFRANIHLGGTASVIKATAEEKRIAIKAAKAMDLKVAGVDIIRSSKGPLLLEVNSSPGLEGIEGATNKDIAGEMIKAIEKNFIKSK